The following are encoded in a window of Methylicorpusculum oleiharenae genomic DNA:
- a CDS encoding carboxymuconolactone decarboxylase family protein — protein MSFLLSSPGSTNLPDVFQKYPKRGIMILHLIDDIMRKESPLTDGERELIFTYISGLNSCSFCFHSHVPAATAYGIDESIFSDMKINLDSPKVDKKLQPILSYAKKLTLTPTQVTKADVNAIYAEGWNEQAFFDVVCICCVVNFMNRFVNGVGVDVDPETAHQTGASVLPTIGYSGWAANLEKSLAS, from the coding sequence ATGTCTTTTTTACTTTCGAGTCCAGGCTCGACTAATCTCCCGGATGTGTTTCAAAAATATCCCAAACGGGGTATTATGATCTTGCACCTCATCGACGACATCATGCGTAAGGAATCACCACTGACTGACGGCGAACGCGAACTCATTTTTACCTATATTTCCGGCTTAAATTCTTGCAGTTTTTGTTTTCATTCTCATGTGCCTGCGGCCACCGCTTACGGAATTGATGAATCGATATTCAGTGACATGAAGATTAACCTTGATTCGCCTAAAGTCGATAAAAAACTTCAGCCGATATTGAGCTACGCCAAAAAACTTACACTAACGCCTACGCAAGTCACCAAAGCAGATGTCAATGCAATTTATGCTGAGGGATGGAATGAACAAGCCTTTTTTGATGTGGTGTGCATCTGCTGCGTGGTCAATTTTATGAACCGGTTCGTCAATGGGGTTGGTGTCGATGTCGATCCGGAAACCGCGCATCAAACCGGGGCTTCAGTTTTGCCTACAATCGGCTATTCCGGTTGGGCGGCAAACTTGGAAAAATCGCTTGCTTCATAG
- the moeA gene encoding molybdopterin molybdotransferase MoeA, whose product MPNKIDSVRLHLSKPSCADEHDPTAITVDVAQQFIIDCIKPLAITKQERLSLRQAIDRVLAEDIIAEMNVPPYDNSAMDGFALCANDIPRNGTVTLKVVGNSFAGHPFLGRCTSGECVRIMTGAVIPASCNTVIPQEHVEMLGAASIRIDGRTRLVENIRFVGEDIRLGQTVLTCGRRLTSADLGLLSSLGINNVAVMPRLRIAFFSTGDELQPIGEALQLGQIYDSNRNVMFGMLSRLHCNITDLGVIGDDQIQLHNILQVAAKNHDVIISSGGVSVGEADYIRQVLNELGEIVFWKVAIKPGRPLTFGRLEQALFFGLPGNPVAMMVSFNQFVHPALQHLSGEVVRPPLILQAMNSLLLTKRAGRVEYQRGILSQASDGGLTVCKTGEQGSGILLSMSQANCFIILAADQTRVEVGETVIVQPFGNWL is encoded by the coding sequence ATGCCTAATAAGATAGATAGCGTAAGACTTCATCTAAGCAAACCAAGTTGCGCTGACGAGCATGATCCAACAGCAATAACTGTTGATGTTGCGCAGCAATTTATAATAGATTGCATAAAACCATTGGCTATTACGAAGCAAGAACGGTTGTCTTTGCGACAGGCCATTGATCGTGTGTTGGCTGAAGATATTATTGCTGAAATGAATGTTCCTCCTTATGACAATTCGGCGATGGATGGGTTTGCCCTGTGTGCCAATGATATACCTCGGAATGGGACAGTCACATTAAAAGTAGTTGGGAATAGTTTTGCCGGTCATCCATTTCTTGGGAGATGCACAAGTGGCGAGTGTGTCCGCATAATGACAGGAGCAGTGATTCCTGCCAGTTGCAATACGGTGATCCCGCAGGAGCATGTCGAAATGCTCGGCGCAGCAAGTATTAGAATTGATGGCCGTACTAGGCTAGTAGAAAATATTCGATTCGTTGGTGAGGATATTCGATTAGGACAAACAGTGTTGACATGTGGTCGACGGTTAACGTCGGCAGATTTAGGGTTGTTGTCTTCCTTAGGCATCAATAATGTTGCTGTAATGCCGCGCTTGCGGATAGCCTTTTTTTCCACAGGTGATGAATTGCAGCCAATTGGAGAAGCCTTACAGCTTGGACAGATATACGATAGTAATCGAAATGTAATGTTTGGGATGTTGAGCCGCTTGCATTGCAATATAACTGATTTAGGCGTGATTGGTGACGACCAAATACAACTACACAATATATTGCAAGTAGCTGCGAAAAACCATGATGTCATTATTAGTAGCGGCGGAGTTTCGGTCGGAGAGGCCGATTATATACGTCAAGTGTTGAACGAATTAGGCGAAATTGTTTTTTGGAAGGTGGCAATTAAGCCAGGACGACCATTAACTTTTGGCCGTCTAGAACAAGCATTGTTTTTCGGTTTGCCAGGTAACCCAGTGGCGATGATGGTAAGTTTTAACCAGTTTGTGCATCCGGCACTACAGCATTTAAGTGGCGAAGTCGTTCGTCCGCCTTTAATTTTACAAGCGATGAACAGTTTGCTTTTAACAAAACGAGCGGGAAGAGTAGAGTATCAGCGCGGCATTTTGAGTCAGGCGTCTGATGGCGGGTTGACAGTATGCAAGACCGGTGAGCAAGGTTCTGGTATTTTACTTTCCATGTCGCAAGCCAACTGCTTCATAATCTTGGCAGCTGATCAAACCCGAGTGGAAGTTGGTGAAACGGTTATTGTGCAACCTTTTGGAAACTGGTTATAA
- the mobH gene encoding MobH family relaxase, whose amino-acid sequence MMLKLGWPLKATVTPAKTQPTASLNAVPGLVPIQSAEALLEPHASLLAQLDELAGVSKHHFTHFYSIPLRNFARFVQQLPASEVHHHAGLGGLLTHTLEVCVTALKIRRAYLLSETGGAEDIAAHQDSWTYAVFLAALCHDLAKVAVDQTVTLYASNHQEQTWQPWQHFMDEHGLAYRSEFNPKRQYRLHEHATPLLIHNIIPDHGMTWLSQDRILLARWLASLCGDHDQAGAIGEIIRMADSQSVAANLGADGSRMPTVKTIPLHEKMLTALRHLLQEGELPLNRNGAAGWIKDEYCWLVSKRTVDAIREHLTQEGHTGIPAKNGRLFDLLQEHALLVPCGDKAIWTARIEGEGWSHQLTLIKIPVAKLWTHPERRPEPFDGRIVPIEPVEEEGSDNMLNALTAITSPLQPDPLQPARQQNHDPMPEEHDPAPLLNVLPALTQERDDNSAKVNVALTRTLKSKTQPPVKDKPAKPQPSTAAKASAEPTDPVDAFFHWLQQGIQTGTLKTNQAKARVHVVQEGVALMTPGIFQDYALANEPDSANWAAIQKKVLKKNWHVKATNGLNVLNYQVTGPSKTHPVNVVLFEDKTLIFGATQPPKANPHFLKRL is encoded by the coding sequence ATGATGCTGAAACTCGGGTGGCCCCTAAAAGCCACCGTTACCCCGGCCAAGACGCAGCCCACGGCTTCCCTGAATGCCGTGCCGGGTCTGGTGCCGATACAATCGGCCGAAGCGTTATTGGAACCGCATGCTAGCCTGCTGGCTCAACTCGATGAACTTGCCGGTGTTTCCAAGCACCATTTCACGCACTTTTATAGCATTCCCCTGCGTAACTTTGCCCGTTTTGTCCAGCAGTTACCGGCATCCGAAGTCCATCATCACGCCGGACTCGGCGGCCTGCTGACCCATACCCTGGAAGTCTGTGTCACTGCCCTGAAAATCCGACGCGCTTATTTACTCTCGGAAACCGGCGGTGCCGAAGACATCGCCGCCCACCAGGACAGTTGGACCTATGCCGTGTTTTTGGCCGCGCTCTGCCATGACCTCGCCAAAGTTGCCGTCGATCAGACCGTGACGCTGTATGCGTCAAACCACCAGGAACAGACCTGGCAGCCCTGGCAGCACTTCATGGATGAACACGGCCTCGCCTACCGCAGTGAATTTAACCCCAAAAGACAGTACCGCCTGCATGAACACGCCACGCCCTTATTGATCCATAACATCATTCCCGACCACGGCATGACCTGGCTGAGCCAAGACCGGATCCTCTTGGCAAGATGGCTGGCCAGTCTCTGCGGCGATCATGACCAGGCCGGGGCGATCGGCGAGATCATCCGGATGGCCGACAGCCAATCGGTCGCCGCCAATCTGGGGGCAGACGGCAGCCGCATGCCCACCGTTAAAACCATCCCGCTGCATGAAAAAATGCTCACTGCGTTACGGCATTTATTGCAGGAAGGCGAATTACCCCTCAACCGAAACGGCGCGGCCGGCTGGATAAAAGACGAATACTGCTGGCTGGTCAGCAAACGCACCGTCGATGCCATCCGCGAGCATTTGACCCAAGAAGGCCATACCGGCATCCCTGCCAAAAACGGCCGACTATTCGATCTGCTCCAGGAACATGCGCTTCTCGTGCCCTGCGGCGACAAAGCCATCTGGACCGCCCGCATAGAAGGCGAAGGCTGGAGTCATCAATTGACACTGATCAAAATCCCCGTTGCCAAACTATGGACGCATCCGGAGCGCAGGCCTGAGCCCTTTGACGGGCGCATTGTGCCTATCGAACCAGTCGAAGAGGAGGGTTCAGACAACATGCTGAATGCTCTCACCGCAATAACAAGCCCCCTTCAGCCAGATCCCCTCCAACCCGCCCGTCAGCAGAATCACGATCCGATGCCGGAAGAACACGATCCGGCCCCGCTGTTGAACGTTCTGCCGGCACTGACGCAAGAGCGGGATGACAACTCAGCCAAAGTAAACGTTGCACTAACCCGAACGCTAAAGTCAAAGACTCAACCGCCGGTTAAAGACAAACCAGCAAAACCGCAGCCCAGCACCGCAGCCAAAGCCAGTGCAGAACCCACCGATCCGGTGGACGCCTTTTTTCACTGGCTGCAGCAAGGCATACAAACCGGCACCCTCAAAACCAATCAAGCCAAAGCCCGAGTGCATGTCGTCCAGGAAGGCGTCGCGCTGATGACGCCCGGCATCTTCCAGGACTATGCCTTGGCCAACGAACCAGACAGCGCCAACTGGGCCGCCATTCAGAAAAAAGTTCTGAAGAAAAATTGGCATGTCAAAGCAACCAACGGTTTAAATGTGCTCAACTATCAAGTCACCGGGCCCAGTAAGACTCACCCTGTCAATGTTGTGCTCTTTGAAGATAAAACGTTAATCTTCGGGGCAACACAACCGCCCAAAGCCAATCCGCATTTTCTGAAGAGGCTTTGA
- a CDS encoding carboxymuconolactone decarboxylase family protein, producing MLYLTRNPDLNSLPDMQEKYPHRRVLLFKIMEEIMRNHSPFSKETRQLLFAYTSYLNQCSLSYEYHKAASLPSGPNESVFAALKTLINSAKIDDKLIPILCFLKKLTLSPKQITPADAQNIFDAGWDEHAYFDSVCICALMNCMNRFVTAIRILANSSGINNTHKMLFTFNYIG from the coding sequence ATGTTATACCTGACACGAAACCCAGACCTTAATTCCTTACCCGACATGCAGGAAAAATATCCGCATCGCCGGGTATTACTATTTAAGATCATGGAAGAAATCATGAGAAATCATTCACCTTTCAGCAAGGAAACGCGCCAATTACTGTTTGCTTATACGTCATATTTGAACCAATGCAGCCTGAGCTATGAATACCATAAAGCCGCTTCGTTACCCTCAGGTCCTAACGAATCGGTATTTGCAGCTTTAAAAACGCTTATTAACAGCGCAAAAATCGATGACAAGCTAATACCGATACTTTGCTTTCTTAAAAAACTCACCCTGTCGCCTAAGCAAATTACCCCTGCAGACGCTCAAAACATCTTCGATGCGGGTTGGGACGAGCATGCGTATTTTGATTCCGTTTGTATCTGCGCCCTCATGAATTGCATGAACCGTTTTGTTACCGCTATACGTATTCTCGCCAATTCATCCGGCATCAATAATACTCATAAGATGCTGTTTACTTTTAACTATATCGGTTGA
- a CDS encoding patatin-like phospholipase family protein, with amino-acid sequence MATSNSYTSPDAVCDLIMKGGITSGVIYPKLIGKLAEHYRLKNIGGTSAGAIAAAGAAAAEFRRHTQHTDAGFIQLKKLPEILGETVTVEGGKRSRLLSLFQPTSRLRPHFTVLLNTLNVKLPGLAALETVFQMARHFPLVLVFGLALGTLLLWSIFFGLTAGNPAVAYYGALAVMGGWIIITLGIRYGFKGKTKDNKMLLRTLIIWFLLGIAWTAIVTGLVSTLTIPVLVFSLEVGSLTLVTLLTSFVVLVAVLVFFTRSMVSGLVENGFGFCSGLNAADSADPNALTNWLTGYFNELAGLEPTDSPLTFGDLWRGSRIQSAAIPAAKDRVINFEAMTSAVSRKMPYRIPFIRDEKEYYFDPDEWARLFPKEVIALLKVRGASKGVYDPTTPSRSLYPLPEADQWPIVIAVRMSLSFPLLLSAVPLYAIDSTLEAVNTVRKYNRENKDRRPLPVSKVWFSDGGISSNMPLHFFDTFLPQHPTFAINLKEKHPDATDDNPESPPKPGFEKWRVFLATGNDQGLQRHWQSPTETGMAGLFNFLKTVIETMQNWRDEIQFPYPGYRDRIVQISQSENEGGLNLNMSEEIIQALGNAGENAAQRLIDRFIEGKGWDNHRKIRLRNFLAQLDLELDDLDANQSVTWQTFLTQTATLSPYKMTLNEKKLAEETLKSLVDMAAELRKADQDTPPVTLTGHAPRPFSEIRITPRF; translated from the coding sequence ATGGCGACTTCAAACTCTTATACAAGCCCAGACGCTGTTTGTGATCTGATCATGAAAGGTGGCATAACCAGTGGCGTCATTTACCCAAAGTTGATCGGCAAGCTAGCCGAACACTATCGGCTCAAAAATATAGGCGGCACCTCGGCCGGAGCGATTGCAGCAGCAGGCGCTGCAGCAGCGGAGTTTCGGCGTCATACTCAACATACCGATGCCGGCTTCATCCAATTGAAAAAATTACCCGAGATTCTGGGCGAGACAGTCACTGTAGAGGGGGGCAAACGCTCGCGGTTATTGAGTCTGTTTCAACCGACTTCCCGGCTAAGGCCGCACTTCACGGTTTTACTGAATACCCTGAATGTTAAGCTGCCGGGATTAGCCGCTCTGGAAACTGTTTTCCAGATGGCACGCCATTTTCCTTTGGTCTTAGTGTTCGGATTGGCGCTAGGCACGCTTTTGTTGTGGTCGATATTTTTTGGATTAACGGCAGGCAACCCGGCTGTTGCTTATTACGGTGCCTTAGCGGTAATGGGGGGCTGGATTATCATTACATTGGGAATCCGCTATGGGTTTAAGGGCAAAACTAAAGACAATAAAATGTTGCTCCGTACTCTAATAATTTGGTTTCTACTCGGTATTGCCTGGACCGCTATCGTGACAGGGTTGGTTAGTACCCTGACGATCCCGGTCTTGGTCTTCAGTCTGGAAGTCGGCAGCTTGACACTGGTAACCCTATTAACAAGCTTTGTCGTCCTGGTGGCTGTCTTGGTCTTTTTTACCCGATCAATGGTTAGCGGCTTAGTTGAGAATGGTTTCGGCTTTTGTAGCGGTTTGAACGCGGCTGACTCAGCGGATCCGAATGCGTTAACGAATTGGTTGACGGGTTATTTCAATGAATTAGCCGGACTGGAACCGACCGATTCACCGCTGACTTTTGGCGACCTATGGCGCGGTTCCCGGATTCAGAGCGCCGCAATCCCTGCTGCGAAAGATCGAGTGATCAATTTCGAAGCAATGACCTCTGCTGTCAGCCGAAAGATGCCCTATCGAATTCCGTTTATTCGAGATGAAAAGGAGTATTACTTTGACCCGGATGAATGGGCTCGGTTATTTCCGAAGGAGGTGATTGCGTTATTGAAAGTTCGTGGTGCCAGTAAAGGGGTCTATGACCCGACGACACCCAGCCGTTCTCTTTATCCTTTGCCTGAAGCAGATCAATGGCCGATTGTTATTGCCGTTCGGATGAGCTTGTCGTTTCCACTCCTTCTCTCGGCAGTCCCTTTATACGCCATTGATTCGACACTTGAAGCCGTCAACACCGTCAGGAAATACAACAGAGAGAATAAAGATCGACGGCCCCTTCCTGTCTCAAAAGTGTGGTTTTCCGATGGCGGTATTTCCAGTAACATGCCGTTGCATTTTTTTGACACCTTTTTGCCGCAACATCCGACATTTGCCATTAATCTGAAAGAAAAACATCCGGATGCGACCGACGACAACCCCGAATCTCCGCCAAAACCGGGGTTTGAAAAATGGCGCGTCTTTCTGGCAACCGGAAACGATCAAGGCTTGCAACGACACTGGCAATCGCCTACAGAAACAGGAATGGCCGGACTCTTCAATTTCCTAAAGACGGTCATAGAAACCATGCAGAATTGGCGAGATGAGATTCAATTTCCTTATCCCGGCTACCGTGACCGGATTGTTCAGATCAGTCAGTCGGAAAATGAAGGCGGACTCAACTTGAATATGTCGGAAGAAATCATTCAAGCGTTGGGCAATGCCGGTGAGAATGCAGCGCAACGACTGATCGACAGATTCATTGAAGGGAAGGGCTGGGACAATCACCGAAAGATTCGTTTACGTAACTTCCTGGCCCAACTTGATCTCGAGTTAGATGATCTTGATGCCAACCAATCAGTAACATGGCAAACATTTCTAACACAAACGGCAACACTGTCACCGTATAAAATGACGCTTAATGAAAAGAAACTGGCTGAGGAAACCTTAAAAAGCTTGGTCGATATGGCGGCAGAGTTGCGTAAAGCCGATCAAGACACTCCCCCGGTCACACTGACAGGCCACGCACCACGACCGTTTTCGGAGATCCGCATTACGCCACGGTTTTAG
- a CDS encoding transposase: MMQPQLTDTHFDDFLQELPADFQARAYELQAFARARKIQSPLQLLQLVLLYCGLDLSLRSCAGEIAKLQGYLSDMAVTKRLAACVAWIKSLLKSVFGLDKVVNQGALNFIVIDGSTVQEPGANETTYRLHVAIDLMSLTLREVNVTTDKVGESLAHYQLAAGDVALMDRGYNQPKSLIPFIDRGGDVVLRYNPHSMTLYERNDDPNGVKIAWEQRLRDLNGQPAAIPVYLCHQDNRIEGVVHAMPLPPEQAAQARCKAKQRARDKGRTASQKTLMLSGWVLVFTSISESVLDTKAVAELYRVRWQVELVIKRLKSLLDIDRLRARKNSKLADLYLHGKLLFAAVTQKIVQRRFGRAATTMAGDRSITHWRLWRMIADEIKSGLTACLPKNERFIDNCIKSLCERPRKRKLQGLPGRVSELVAERRNLGVRFA; the protein is encoded by the coding sequence ATGATGCAGCCACAGCTAACTGATACGCATTTTGATGACTTTTTGCAAGAACTCCCGGCTGATTTCCAGGCGCGGGCCTATGAATTGCAGGCGTTTGCCCGGGCACGGAAAATCCAATCACCGCTGCAGTTATTGCAGTTAGTCCTGTTGTATTGCGGACTGGACTTGTCGTTGCGCAGCTGTGCTGGCGAAATCGCCAAGCTTCAGGGCTATTTGAGCGACATGGCGGTAACCAAGCGACTGGCGGCCTGCGTAGCATGGATCAAGTCGTTACTGAAGAGTGTGTTTGGACTGGATAAAGTGGTCAATCAAGGCGCACTGAATTTCATTGTGATTGACGGCTCGACCGTGCAAGAACCGGGTGCGAACGAAACGACCTATCGCCTGCATGTGGCGATCGACTTGATGAGCTTGACACTCCGCGAGGTCAACGTCACGACCGATAAAGTTGGGGAAAGCTTGGCTCATTATCAGTTGGCCGCAGGTGATGTCGCGCTGATGGATCGAGGCTACAACCAACCGAAGAGCTTAATTCCGTTCATTGACCGGGGCGGCGATGTCGTGCTGCGCTATAATCCGCACAGTATGACGCTTTACGAGCGGAACGACGATCCCAACGGTGTCAAAATCGCTTGGGAACAGCGCTTACGCGACTTGAACGGCCAACCGGCTGCGATACCGGTTTATCTGTGTCATCAAGACAACCGCATCGAAGGCGTGGTGCATGCGATGCCGTTACCGCCGGAACAGGCCGCCCAGGCACGCTGCAAAGCGAAACAACGCGCGCGTGATAAAGGTCGCACGGCAAGCCAAAAGACCTTGATGCTGAGCGGTTGGGTGTTGGTTTTTACCTCGATTTCCGAGTCGGTGCTCGACACCAAAGCCGTCGCTGAGCTCTACCGGGTTCGCTGGCAAGTGGAACTGGTCATCAAGCGCCTGAAAAGTTTGCTCGATATCGACCGGCTACGCGCTCGTAAAAACAGCAAGCTGGCGGACTTATATTTGCACGGCAAGTTACTGTTTGCCGCAGTGACTCAAAAAATTGTGCAGCGCCGATTCGGCCGGGCGGCCACCACGATGGCCGGCGATCGTTCGATTACCCATTGGCGTTTATGGCGCATGATCGCCGATGAAATCAAATCCGGACTCACGGCTTGTTTGCCAAAAAATGAGCGATTTATTGACAACTGTATAAAAAGCCTCTGTGAACGTCCACGCAAGAGAAAGCTTCAGGGTTTGCCGGGTCGTGTTTCGGAGCTCGTCGCTGAACGTCGGAATTTAGGTGTTCGTTTTGCTTAA
- a CDS encoding inorganic diphosphatase, which yields MMFKQNPRLPVEVVIEIPRGSFLKRGSTGQLDFISLLPCPFNYGSIPAYIGLEGDLLDAVVLGPRLALGTTLTVYAWGAIGVYDRGMYDDKLICSLTPVSPWQQRGLVLFFSCYAQAKRLLNAFRGRWGRHGCGGWGDAAAAIAKATPRAAVEWYGPSVPF from the coding sequence GTGATGTTTAAGCAAAACCCGAGGCTTCCCGTTGAGGTGGTCATTGAAATTCCCCGTGGCAGTTTTTTAAAACGGGGATCGACCGGGCAACTGGATTTTATCTCGCTCCTGCCCTGCCCGTTTAACTACGGCTCGATTCCAGCTTACATCGGCTTAGAGGGGGATCTGCTCGATGCGGTGGTCCTCGGTCCGCGTTTAGCTTTGGGGACCACGCTGACGGTTTATGCCTGGGGGGCGATTGGTGTGTATGACCGGGGTATGTATGATGACAAACTGATTTGTAGCCTCACGCCGGTTTCACCGTGGCAACAACGGGGACTGGTGTTGTTCTTTAGTTGCTATGCGCAAGCCAAACGGCTACTCAATGCCTTCAGAGGCCGCTGGGGTAGGCACGGTTGTGGCGGCTGGGGCGATGCGGCTGCTGCGATCGCCAAAGCCACGCCGCGTGCTGCTGTGGAATGGTACGGTCCTTCGGTGCCGTTCTGA
- a CDS encoding LysR family transcriptional regulator, whose translation MEMHQIRYFLAVCDHGSFTRAAQFSYISQPSLTQSIKKLEDELGGELFTRDRSGCLLTSLGRLVEPNFRKIYKETVTTKADALRFTKLNNIPLRIGLMATIGAQRLSPIFAHYKHEFPNIEFELIIDCETLLLQQLESDLLDLVISAPLQLLGSPYQSTLLYTEKYVVAFNNKHRFNHLSKIDLKEIQSEPYLDRLNCELRDTLRAICQDQEVNLYAAYRSNSEDWIVSLVRAGMGVALMPEYSLPANADDVRCRYLSNPEISRQIYAIYHPKNQKNTEINNLLTVLIHR comes from the coding sequence ATGGAAATGCATCAAATCCGTTATTTTTTAGCGGTTTGCGATCATGGCAGTTTTACCCGTGCCGCGCAATTCAGCTATATTTCCCAGCCATCTTTAACGCAATCCATTAAAAAACTGGAAGATGAATTGGGCGGGGAATTATTCACTCGCGACCGTTCCGGCTGTTTGCTGACTTCGCTCGGCCGCTTGGTGGAGCCTAACTTTCGTAAGATATACAAGGAAACAGTCACGACTAAGGCCGATGCCCTTCGTTTTACCAAGTTGAACAATATCCCGTTGCGGATAGGCCTGATGGCAACGATAGGCGCACAACGTTTAAGCCCGATTTTTGCCCATTACAAGCATGAGTTTCCCAATATTGAATTTGAATTGATTATCGACTGTGAAACTTTATTATTGCAGCAACTGGAATCGGATTTGCTTGATTTGGTGATTAGCGCCCCTTTGCAATTGCTGGGTTCGCCCTATCAATCCACGTTGCTGTATACCGAAAAGTACGTAGTTGCGTTTAACAACAAGCACCGTTTTAATCACTTGAGCAAAATCGACCTCAAGGAAATCCAGTCTGAGCCTTATTTGGATCGGTTGAACTGCGAACTTAGGGATACTCTGCGGGCAATCTGCCAGGACCAGGAAGTCAACCTCTACGCCGCATACCGTAGCAATAGCGAGGATTGGATCGTCAGCTTGGTGCGCGCTGGCATGGGGGTTGCCTTGATGCCAGAGTACAGCCTGCCTGCAAACGCCGATGACGTGCGTTGCCGTTATTTGAGCAATCCGGAAATCAGTCGCCAAATATATGCGATTTATCATCCGAAGAATCAGAAAAATACTGAAATTAATAACTTACTTACAGTTTTAATTCATAGGTAA
- a CDS encoding alpha/beta hydrolase family esterase: MFKTYFDKFKTVSTFRNSVFILLFFLPILITLLIFFSEDNDEFSQMGNTSYTSDKVQAHCEVGKRPGDPGADNGESTSEGIKYNIRTPLNYDPTIAHPLLMVYSPAKSNRAKTEKLTGLTLKATTAGFIVAYADHPELSPTSTIELGTIPGLIAKKWCIDEQRIFLTGHSDGGTAAMALAFMAGTKHIPHAIAPSAAGIDYQDLRDRKCPEPIPVMIMHSTNDHLFPKYGVQSSGWWAACNKCEPIPEQIENGCMAYSGCSNGVKTWYCEGDKLHAQWPGINDTLLDFFISIGR; the protein is encoded by the coding sequence ATGTTTAAAACCTATTTTGATAAATTTAAAACCGTTTCGACTTTTCGCAACAGCGTGTTTATCTTGCTGTTTTTTCTGCCTATCTTGATCACGCTGTTAATCTTTTTTAGCGAAGATAATGACGAGTTTTCGCAGATGGGCAACACGTCTTATACCAGCGATAAAGTTCAGGCGCACTGCGAAGTTGGTAAACGCCCGGGTGATCCAGGTGCGGACAATGGCGAATCAACAAGTGAAGGCATTAAATATAATATACGCACGCCGTTAAATTATGATCCCACAATCGCTCATCCATTGCTGATGGTTTATTCACCGGCAAAATCAAATCGGGCTAAGACTGAGAAACTGACCGGACTTACGCTAAAAGCGACGACGGCCGGTTTCATAGTCGCTTATGCAGATCATCCCGAGTTATCGCCTACCTCAACCATCGAACTCGGTACTATTCCAGGCTTGATTGCCAAAAAATGGTGTATTGACGAACAGCGTATCTTTCTTACCGGGCATTCTGACGGTGGGACTGCCGCGATGGCGCTGGCGTTTATGGCAGGTACCAAACATATCCCCCATGCGATTGCACCCAGTGCCGCCGGTATCGATTATCAGGATTTACGTGATCGCAAGTGTCCGGAGCCTATCCCTGTCATGATTATGCACAGCACGAATGACCACTTGTTTCCAAAATATGGTGTGCAGTCTTCAGGTTGGTGGGCGGCATGTAATAAATGTGAGCCGATACCTGAACAAATTGAAAATGGTTGCATGGCTTATTCTGGCTGTTCTAATGGCGTAAAGACTTGGTATTGCGAAGGCGATAAACTCCATGCGCAATGGCCGGGTATTAATGATACGTTGTTAGATTTCTTTATTTCGATAGGTCGTTAA
- a CDS encoding EthD family reductase — MKTAKLIVMYPTPADVDTFEQRYAEEHVPMAVEKMAGKTRFVASLVKSSVGQEQTPFHRIAEVYFPSMQDLEACLNSPGGQETAQHAVDISTGGAPLFLIAEVESFDF; from the coding sequence ATGAAAACTGCAAAACTCATTGTTATGTACCCAACACCTGCCGATGTCGATACATTTGAACAACGCTATGCAGAGGAGCATGTGCCGATGGCGGTAGAAAAAATGGCCGGAAAAACCCGCTTTGTCGCGTCGCTGGTTAAATCCAGTGTTGGTCAGGAACAAACGCCTTTCCATCGCATTGCCGAAGTTTATTTTCCGTCAATGCAGGATTTGGAAGCCTGTTTAAATTCACCGGGCGGACAGGAAACCGCACAACATGCCGTTGATATTTCGACAGGCGGTGCGCCGTTGTTTTTAATTGCGGAAGTTGAAAGTTTCGATTTTTAA
- a CDS encoding TetR/AcrR family transcriptional regulator, which produces MKTRGFYTRQTISHAMEVFWSKGYKGVSMAELLAFMGIGKGSFYVAFYRKHELYL; this is translated from the coding sequence ATGAAAACACGCGGATTCTATACCCGGCAAACCATCTCCCATGCTATGGAAGTATTTTGGAGCAAGGGTTACAAGGGCGTATCGATGGCTGAACTTTTGGCTTTCATGGGCATCGGCAAGGGCAGCTTTTATGTGGCTTTTTACAGAAAACATGAACTTTACCTATAA